Proteins from one Triticum aestivum cultivar Chinese Spring chromosome 7A, IWGSC CS RefSeq v2.1, whole genome shotgun sequence genomic window:
- the LOC123147708 gene encoding ENHANCER OF AG-4 protein 2 isoform X2 — protein MSEKPTESLVKPPDDGETPRVEQMEVDSSVDNLNTLRHGSGTEENVKDGGHDRKDIVPAVINRKKPAEKDSDHPKKKKPVTSKSATNMHLEQMEVDSSVGNLNNLRHGSGTEENVKDGGHDRKDTFPTVTNRKKSVEKNSDHPKKKKPVTSKSAINMHLEQARSPTSLFSGRETEGQKVGKEGRPTEGILLDPNVEIVCALEVPKKDKSKMQLKTADREENKHVDGTGISGRTTPEALPGTVPANSADKESGGFRKLKPMMKQSLMDKSERRCPNKVMVDKPNKQLTVKSPVVLSSNKKSLPGSGQRKPEGSTDMRPAKRPKLVDRANETVKTGAKSELRLPVDNGKDNSVKNEKSTSVGARNNTFPETVTADGRTRKSGVVVSPLPRPHSERMEQAPGSATKLIGFDTAKKGSSMREDGSRVGRPLAQPRRRACRFDDDEEEEQRTPPHKTVAKSISTHVTPTDKIHQTGIRGIPSSQVGNVSAKKSGLAREEKPRSVGRSPVKHEPIYSPSQGKVHARPQMTGRKSATISVDTSSALGNKINPADRKSSDQLKNPGSSEVKKPQGSSSKVVQQTSGNSHSQSHATLEKNVLLSKSENAKVKAKPSTQIAMTAENRLSATLSDERSGKLDHSKEDRSNFVDKADFAESNADSDKSIKRLIAAAQAKRNHLASGQGNSDGSSADNAVLASAAYGLPGLSPSPVFHIPSASRNAISEGDIMQSQDSICEPGHRVDLKKPAETDHEHEKSPKPKQSSSSLGGGTDAAIARDALEGMIETLSRTKDSIGRATRHAIECLKHGIAEEIVALLIRKIENEPNLHRKVDLLFLLDSITQCSHSQKGVAGASYVPTVQAALPRLLSAAAPPVAGARENRRQCLKVLRLWLERKIMPENVLRKYMNDIEVPNDNTHAGFMLRRPSRAERSVDDPIREMDDMLVDEYGSNTTIEFSGILSSNVFVNDEDFRRIDGSLPVISLRVGGGGIQESEEIIAPNSVEEHITVLESATSDAVMEDASVLPRNSQQIEGSTLIEHDSKQEAGSEEALTNQYELPPLPEGPPPLPLDSLSPQPLPEGPPPLPLDSPPPPPPLPPSPPPATPPPPPPPLSPSSPPPPPPLPSGPPPQPAPPPPHPSIPPPVPSSPSSLGYQHAMPEYFRPPNGNQLTGNSSIQGVGNTPNFMPAVPVNAQAPVNYAPSLPPDYGSNNIFLPQQASNGNYQFQPGVSFHQGAFSAFPSAQTPPVHPHTHHTHINPMGQQSVPPPCNSYGVQPFPNSQSQYTSEEQWRMTSGNFSPDDQHNTWLPGGRSLSCSDGSFMQDGYPRSNIDRSSMNPMSHQHAVLNHLPSGAPHPGHVVPHMLPAKPDIHALNCWRPSG, from the exons ATGAGTGAGAAACCTACAGAATCCCTTGTAAAGCCACCTGATGATGGTGAGACTCCAAGAGTGGAACAAATGGAAGTTGATAGTTCTGTGGACAACTTGAATACTTTAAGGCACGGTTCAGGAACCGAGGAGAATGTGAAAGATGGTGGTCATGACAGAAAGGACATTGTTCCAGCAGTTATTAATAGGAAAAAACCTGCAGAAAAGGATTCTGACCATCCCAAGAAAAAGAAGCCTGTGACATCGAAGTCAGCTACCAACATGCACCTTGAACAAATGGAAGTTGATAGTTCTGTGGGCAACTTGAATAATTTAAGGCACGGTTCAGGAACTGAGGAGAACGTGAAAGATGGTGGTCATGACAGAAAGGATACTTTTCCAACAGTTACTAATAGGAAAAAATCTGTAGAAAAGAATTCTGACCATCCCAAGAAAAAGAAGCCTGTCACATCGAAGTCAGCTATCAACATGCACCTTGAACAAGCACGCTCACCAACCTCTCTGTTCTCAGGAAGAGAGACTGAAGGCCAAAAAGTTGGGAAAGAGGGCCGTCCAACTGAAGGTATCCTTTTGGACCCTAATGTAGAGATAGTTTGTGCCCTTGAAGTGCCAAAGAAAGATAAATCCAAGATGCAGTTGAAGACTGCTGACAGGGAGGAAAACAAGCATGTCGATGGCACTGGTATTTCTGGGAGGACTACTCCTGAGGCTCTACCTGGTACTGTACCAGCCAATAGTGCTGACAAAGAGAGCGGAGGATTTAGAAAGCTGAAACCGATGATGAAACAATCACTTATGGACAAATCAGAGAGAAGGTGCCCTAACAAAGTAATGGTTGACAAGCCTAACAAGCAGTTGACTGTAAAATCACCTGTTGTCTTGTCTTCCAATAAGAAATCTCTGCCTGGTAGTGGTCAGCGCAAGCCGGAGGGTAGCACTGATATGCGTCCGGCAAAGAGGCCAAAACTAGTAGACAGAGCCAATGAAACAGTTAAGACAGGGGCAAAGAGTGAACTTAGGTTACCTGTTGATAATGGAAAGGATAATTCTGTGAAAAATGAGAAATCCACTTCCGTTGGAGCCAGAAACAACACATTTCCCGAGACTGTAACCGCTGATGGTAGGACAAGGAAATCAGGTGTAGTTGTATCACCCCTACCAAGGCCGCATTCTGAGCGAATGGAACAGGCACCTGGTTCTGCAACCAAGTTAATTGGTTTTGATACTGCTAAGAAGGGCTCCAGCATGAGGGAGGATGGCTCACGTGTTGGTAGGCCATTGGCACAACCCAGGAGAAGAGCATGTCGTttcgatgatgatgaggaggaagaacaACGAACCCCACCTCATAAAACTGTGGCCAAATCAATCTCCACTCATGTAACCCCAACAGACAAGATCCATCAGACAGGTATTCGGGGGATTCCTTCATCACAAGTTGGCAATGTTTCTGCAAAAAAATCTGGTTTGGCAAGAGAAGAGAAACCCAGAAGTGTTGGAAGGTCACCTGTGAAGCACGAGCCAATTTATTCACCAAGTCAAGGTAAAGTGCACGCTAGACCACAAATGACTGGGCGAAAATCGGCCACTATCTCAGTTGACACTTCTTCTGCTTTGGGTAACAAGATTAACCCGGCAGACCGCAAATCCTCGGACCAATTAAAAAATCCAGGATCATCTGAAGTGAAGAAACCGCAAGGTAGTTCTTCTAAAGTAGTGCAGCAGACATCTGGGAACTCTCACTCTCAAAGCCATGCTACCTTAGAAAAGAATGTACTTCTGTCTAAATCAGAAAATGCCAAGGTTAAAGCTAAGCCCAGCACACAGATAGCTATGACTGCCGAGAATAGGTTAAGTGCCACTTTGTCAGATGAACGAAGCGGGAAGCTGGATCACTCTAAAGAGGACAG ATCAAATTTTGTTGATAAAGCAGATTTCGCTGAGTCTAATGCTGACTCTGACAAGTCAATTAAGCGTCTTATTGCAGCTGCCCAAGCAAAGAGAAACCATCTTGCGTCTGGTCAAGGAAATTCTGATGGCTCTTCTGCAGATAATGCTGTTCTTGCTTCCGCAGCGTATGGCTTGCCTGGACTAAGTCCTAGTCCTGTTTTTCACATTCCTTCTGCATCAAGAAATGCTATTTCAGAGGGTGACATCATGCAATCTCAAGATTCCATCTGTGAACCTGGTCACCGAGTTGATCTGAAAAAGCCAGCAGAAACTGACCATGAACATGAAAAGAGTCCGAAACCTAAGCAATCCAGCAGTTCACTGGGTGGTGGTACTGATGCAGCAATTGCACGTGATGCCCTGGAGGGAATGATAGAGACTCTGTCGAGGACAAAGGATAGTATAGGTCGTGCTACACGTCATGCAATCGAGTGCTTGAAACATGGCATTGCTGAAGAG ATTGTTGCGCTTCTCATAAGGAAAATCGAGAATGAGCCTAATTTGCATCGCAAGGTTGATCTCCTTTTTCTTTTGGACTCCATAACACAGTGTTCTCACTCTCAGAAAG GCGTTGCTGGGGCTTCATATGTTCCCACTGTTCAAGCTGCATTACCTCGTCTTTTGAGTGCTGCTGCTCCACCTGTAGCTGGTGCTCGTGAAAACCGACGCCAGTGCCTAAAA GTTTTAAGATTGTGGCTAGAGAGAAAGATTATGCCAGAAAATGTACTGCGAAAATACATGAATGACATAGAGGTGCCAAATGATAACACACACGCTGGTTTCATGCTCAGGCGACCGTCCCGAGCTGAACGTTCTGTTGATGACCCTATTAGGGAGATGGATGACATGCTTGTTGATGAATATGGCAG TAATACAACCATTGAGTTCTCTGGAATATTATCATCAAATGTCTTTGTAAATGATGAGGATTTCCGTCGGATTGATGGGTCATTGCCAGTTATTTCACTGCGAGTTGGAGGGGGTGGGATACAAGAAAGTGAAGAGATTATTGCTCCAAACTCTGTTGAGGAACACATTACGGTACTAGAAAGTGCAACTAGTGATGCTGTAATGGAAGATGCTTCAGTTTTACCAAGGAACAGTCAACAGATAGAGGGATCTACCCTCATTGAGCATGATTCTAAGCAGGAAGCAGGTTCAGAGGAGGCATTGACTAATCAGTACGAGCTTCCCCCTCTACCTGAGGGTCCTCCACCTCTTCCACTGGATTCATTATCTCCCCAGCCTTTACCTGAGGGCCCTCCACCTCTTCCATTGGATTCACCGCCTCCCCCACCTCCTTTGCCCCCTTCACCACCACCTGCTACACCacctccgccgccaccaccacttTCACCATCTTCGCCACCTCCACCGCCACCCCTGCCATCTGGACCACCTCCGCAGCCTGCTCCACCACCTCCTCATCCTTCAATCCCGCCACCTGTTCCGTCATCTCCATCATCACTGGGTTATCAGCATGCCATGCCAGAATATTTTAGGCCTCCCAAT GGTAACCAACTAACAGGAAATTCATCAATTCAAGGTGTTGGAAATACGCCGAACTTTATGCCTGCTGTACCAGTGAATGCACAAGCTCCAGTTAATTATGCCCCATCATTGCCACCGGAttatggaagcaacaatatctttcTGCCACAGCAAGCTTCTAATGGTAATTATCAGTTTCAGCCTGGTGTATCTTTTCATCAAGGGGCTTTCAGTGCTTTCCCATCGGCACAAACACCACCAGTTCACCCCCACACTCATCACACACACATTAACCCCATGGGCCAACAATCTGTACCACCTCCATGCAATTCTTATGGTGTACAGCCCTTTCCAAATAGTCAAAGCCAGTATACATCGGAAGAACAGTGGCGAATGACATCTGGTAACTTCAGTCCAGATGACCAGCATAATACCTGGTTACCAGGTGGCAGATCACTATCTTGTTCAGACGGGTCATTCATGCAGGATG GGTATCCGAGGTCGAACATTGACAGATCTTCAATGAATCCAATGAGTCATCAACATGCTGTACTTAACCATTTGCCGTCTGGAGCACCACATCCAG GCCATGTTGTTCCTCACATGCTGCCAGCCAAGCCTGATATTCATGCACTTAATTGCTGGAGGCCTTCTGGATGA
- the LOC123147708 gene encoding ENHANCER OF AG-4 protein 2 isoform X1, giving the protein MAPAAKRGAKGTKWNRDPQLGDLVLAKVKGYPFWPAKVSRPEDWNQEPTPRKFFVLFFGTKEIAFVGLPDLQPFTEQVKNDLVNQAREKRFPKRHAKGLEEALVEICKAYDELPKSSETANDVLPDQTLDMSEKPTESLVKPPDDGETPRVEQMEVDSSVDNLNTLRHGSGTEENVKDGGHDRKDIVPAVINRKKPAEKDSDHPKKKKPVTSKSATNMHLEQMEVDSSVGNLNNLRHGSGTEENVKDGGHDRKDTFPTVTNRKKSVEKNSDHPKKKKPVTSKSAINMHLEQARSPTSLFSGRETEGQKVGKEGRPTEGILLDPNVEIVCALEVPKKDKSKMQLKTADREENKHVDGTGISGRTTPEALPGTVPANSADKESGGFRKLKPMMKQSLMDKSERRCPNKVMVDKPNKQLTVKSPVVLSSNKKSLPGSGQRKPEGSTDMRPAKRPKLVDRANETVKTGAKSELRLPVDNGKDNSVKNEKSTSVGARNNTFPETVTADGRTRKSGVVVSPLPRPHSERMEQAPGSATKLIGFDTAKKGSSMREDGSRVGRPLAQPRRRACRFDDDEEEEQRTPPHKTVAKSISTHVTPTDKIHQTGIRGIPSSQVGNVSAKKSGLAREEKPRSVGRSPVKHEPIYSPSQGKVHARPQMTGRKSATISVDTSSALGNKINPADRKSSDQLKNPGSSEVKKPQGSSSKVVQQTSGNSHSQSHATLEKNVLLSKSENAKVKAKPSTQIAMTAENRLSATLSDERSGKLDHSKEDRSNFVDKADFAESNADSDKSIKRLIAAAQAKRNHLASGQGNSDGSSADNAVLASAAYGLPGLSPSPVFHIPSASRNAISEGDIMQSQDSICEPGHRVDLKKPAETDHEHEKSPKPKQSSSSLGGGTDAAIARDALEGMIETLSRTKDSIGRATRHAIECLKHGIAEEIVALLIRKIENEPNLHRKVDLLFLLDSITQCSHSQKGVAGASYVPTVQAALPRLLSAAAPPVAGARENRRQCLKVLRLWLERKIMPENVLRKYMNDIEVPNDNTHAGFMLRRPSRAERSVDDPIREMDDMLVDEYGSNTTIEFSGILSSNVFVNDEDFRRIDGSLPVISLRVGGGGIQESEEIIAPNSVEEHITVLESATSDAVMEDASVLPRNSQQIEGSTLIEHDSKQEAGSEEALTNQYELPPLPEGPPPLPLDSLSPQPLPEGPPPLPLDSPPPPPPLPPSPPPATPPPPPPPLSPSSPPPPPPLPSGPPPQPAPPPPHPSIPPPVPSSPSSLGYQHAMPEYFRPPNGNQLTGNSSIQGVGNTPNFMPAVPVNAQAPVNYAPSLPPDYGSNNIFLPQQASNGNYQFQPGVSFHQGAFSAFPSAQTPPVHPHTHHTHINPMGQQSVPPPCNSYGVQPFPNSQSQYTSEEQWRMTSGNFSPDDQHNTWLPGGRSLSCSDGSFMQDGYPRSNIDRSSMNPMSHQHAVLNHLPSGAPHPGHVVPHMLPAKPDIHALNCWRPSG; this is encoded by the exons ATGGCTCCCGCCGCAAAGCGGGGCGCCAAGGGCACCAAATGGAACAGAGACCCGCAGCTCGGGGACCTCGTCCTCGCCAAGGTCAAGGGCTACCCTTTCTGGCCAGCCAAG GTGAGCAGGCCGGAGGATTGGAATCAGGAGCCCACTCCGCGCAAGTTCTTTGTCCTCTTCTTTGGCACCAAAGAGAT TGCTTTCGTAGGTTTGCCAGATCTCCAGCCATTTACAGAACAGGTGAAGAATGACTTGGTAAATCAAGCTCGAGAGAAAAGATTTCCGAAAAGACATGCGAAAGGTCTTGAAGAAGCCTTGGTGGAGATATGCAAGGCCTATGACGAGCTGCCAAAATCATCTGAAACTGCCAATGATGTGTTGCCTGATCAAACTCTTGATATGAGTGAGAAACCTACAGAATCCCTTGTAAAGCCACCTGATGATGGTGAGACTCCAAGAGTGGAACAAATGGAAGTTGATAGTTCTGTGGACAACTTGAATACTTTAAGGCACGGTTCAGGAACCGAGGAGAATGTGAAAGATGGTGGTCATGACAGAAAGGACATTGTTCCAGCAGTTATTAATAGGAAAAAACCTGCAGAAAAGGATTCTGACCATCCCAAGAAAAAGAAGCCTGTGACATCGAAGTCAGCTACCAACATGCACCTTGAACAAATGGAAGTTGATAGTTCTGTGGGCAACTTGAATAATTTAAGGCACGGTTCAGGAACTGAGGAGAACGTGAAAGATGGTGGTCATGACAGAAAGGATACTTTTCCAACAGTTACTAATAGGAAAAAATCTGTAGAAAAGAATTCTGACCATCCCAAGAAAAAGAAGCCTGTCACATCGAAGTCAGCTATCAACATGCACCTTGAACAAGCACGCTCACCAACCTCTCTGTTCTCAGGAAGAGAGACTGAAGGCCAAAAAGTTGGGAAAGAGGGCCGTCCAACTGAAGGTATCCTTTTGGACCCTAATGTAGAGATAGTTTGTGCCCTTGAAGTGCCAAAGAAAGATAAATCCAAGATGCAGTTGAAGACTGCTGACAGGGAGGAAAACAAGCATGTCGATGGCACTGGTATTTCTGGGAGGACTACTCCTGAGGCTCTACCTGGTACTGTACCAGCCAATAGTGCTGACAAAGAGAGCGGAGGATTTAGAAAGCTGAAACCGATGATGAAACAATCACTTATGGACAAATCAGAGAGAAGGTGCCCTAACAAAGTAATGGTTGACAAGCCTAACAAGCAGTTGACTGTAAAATCACCTGTTGTCTTGTCTTCCAATAAGAAATCTCTGCCTGGTAGTGGTCAGCGCAAGCCGGAGGGTAGCACTGATATGCGTCCGGCAAAGAGGCCAAAACTAGTAGACAGAGCCAATGAAACAGTTAAGACAGGGGCAAAGAGTGAACTTAGGTTACCTGTTGATAATGGAAAGGATAATTCTGTGAAAAATGAGAAATCCACTTCCGTTGGAGCCAGAAACAACACATTTCCCGAGACTGTAACCGCTGATGGTAGGACAAGGAAATCAGGTGTAGTTGTATCACCCCTACCAAGGCCGCATTCTGAGCGAATGGAACAGGCACCTGGTTCTGCAACCAAGTTAATTGGTTTTGATACTGCTAAGAAGGGCTCCAGCATGAGGGAGGATGGCTCACGTGTTGGTAGGCCATTGGCACAACCCAGGAGAAGAGCATGTCGTttcgatgatgatgaggaggaagaacaACGAACCCCACCTCATAAAACTGTGGCCAAATCAATCTCCACTCATGTAACCCCAACAGACAAGATCCATCAGACAGGTATTCGGGGGATTCCTTCATCACAAGTTGGCAATGTTTCTGCAAAAAAATCTGGTTTGGCAAGAGAAGAGAAACCCAGAAGTGTTGGAAGGTCACCTGTGAAGCACGAGCCAATTTATTCACCAAGTCAAGGTAAAGTGCACGCTAGACCACAAATGACTGGGCGAAAATCGGCCACTATCTCAGTTGACACTTCTTCTGCTTTGGGTAACAAGATTAACCCGGCAGACCGCAAATCCTCGGACCAATTAAAAAATCCAGGATCATCTGAAGTGAAGAAACCGCAAGGTAGTTCTTCTAAAGTAGTGCAGCAGACATCTGGGAACTCTCACTCTCAAAGCCATGCTACCTTAGAAAAGAATGTACTTCTGTCTAAATCAGAAAATGCCAAGGTTAAAGCTAAGCCCAGCACACAGATAGCTATGACTGCCGAGAATAGGTTAAGTGCCACTTTGTCAGATGAACGAAGCGGGAAGCTGGATCACTCTAAAGAGGACAG ATCAAATTTTGTTGATAAAGCAGATTTCGCTGAGTCTAATGCTGACTCTGACAAGTCAATTAAGCGTCTTATTGCAGCTGCCCAAGCAAAGAGAAACCATCTTGCGTCTGGTCAAGGAAATTCTGATGGCTCTTCTGCAGATAATGCTGTTCTTGCTTCCGCAGCGTATGGCTTGCCTGGACTAAGTCCTAGTCCTGTTTTTCACATTCCTTCTGCATCAAGAAATGCTATTTCAGAGGGTGACATCATGCAATCTCAAGATTCCATCTGTGAACCTGGTCACCGAGTTGATCTGAAAAAGCCAGCAGAAACTGACCATGAACATGAAAAGAGTCCGAAACCTAAGCAATCCAGCAGTTCACTGGGTGGTGGTACTGATGCAGCAATTGCACGTGATGCCCTGGAGGGAATGATAGAGACTCTGTCGAGGACAAAGGATAGTATAGGTCGTGCTACACGTCATGCAATCGAGTGCTTGAAACATGGCATTGCTGAAGAG ATTGTTGCGCTTCTCATAAGGAAAATCGAGAATGAGCCTAATTTGCATCGCAAGGTTGATCTCCTTTTTCTTTTGGACTCCATAACACAGTGTTCTCACTCTCAGAAAG GCGTTGCTGGGGCTTCATATGTTCCCACTGTTCAAGCTGCATTACCTCGTCTTTTGAGTGCTGCTGCTCCACCTGTAGCTGGTGCTCGTGAAAACCGACGCCAGTGCCTAAAA GTTTTAAGATTGTGGCTAGAGAGAAAGATTATGCCAGAAAATGTACTGCGAAAATACATGAATGACATAGAGGTGCCAAATGATAACACACACGCTGGTTTCATGCTCAGGCGACCGTCCCGAGCTGAACGTTCTGTTGATGACCCTATTAGGGAGATGGATGACATGCTTGTTGATGAATATGGCAG TAATACAACCATTGAGTTCTCTGGAATATTATCATCAAATGTCTTTGTAAATGATGAGGATTTCCGTCGGATTGATGGGTCATTGCCAGTTATTTCACTGCGAGTTGGAGGGGGTGGGATACAAGAAAGTGAAGAGATTATTGCTCCAAACTCTGTTGAGGAACACATTACGGTACTAGAAAGTGCAACTAGTGATGCTGTAATGGAAGATGCTTCAGTTTTACCAAGGAACAGTCAACAGATAGAGGGATCTACCCTCATTGAGCATGATTCTAAGCAGGAAGCAGGTTCAGAGGAGGCATTGACTAATCAGTACGAGCTTCCCCCTCTACCTGAGGGTCCTCCACCTCTTCCACTGGATTCATTATCTCCCCAGCCTTTACCTGAGGGCCCTCCACCTCTTCCATTGGATTCACCGCCTCCCCCACCTCCTTTGCCCCCTTCACCACCACCTGCTACACCacctccgccgccaccaccacttTCACCATCTTCGCCACCTCCACCGCCACCCCTGCCATCTGGACCACCTCCGCAGCCTGCTCCACCACCTCCTCATCCTTCAATCCCGCCACCTGTTCCGTCATCTCCATCATCACTGGGTTATCAGCATGCCATGCCAGAATATTTTAGGCCTCCCAAT GGTAACCAACTAACAGGAAATTCATCAATTCAAGGTGTTGGAAATACGCCGAACTTTATGCCTGCTGTACCAGTGAATGCACAAGCTCCAGTTAATTATGCCCCATCATTGCCACCGGAttatggaagcaacaatatctttcTGCCACAGCAAGCTTCTAATGGTAATTATCAGTTTCAGCCTGGTGTATCTTTTCATCAAGGGGCTTTCAGTGCTTTCCCATCGGCACAAACACCACCAGTTCACCCCCACACTCATCACACACACATTAACCCCATGGGCCAACAATCTGTACCACCTCCATGCAATTCTTATGGTGTACAGCCCTTTCCAAATAGTCAAAGCCAGTATACATCGGAAGAACAGTGGCGAATGACATCTGGTAACTTCAGTCCAGATGACCAGCATAATACCTGGTTACCAGGTGGCAGATCACTATCTTGTTCAGACGGGTCATTCATGCAGGATG GGTATCCGAGGTCGAACATTGACAGATCTTCAATGAATCCAATGAGTCATCAACATGCTGTACTTAACCATTTGCCGTCTGGAGCACCACATCCAG GCCATGTTGTTCCTCACATGCTGCCAGCCAAGCCTGATATTCATGCACTTAATTGCTGGAGGCCTTCTGGATGA